The window TACAACGACGGCCGGAAATGGCCGGGTGTTGAAGCCGGCGAACTCCGTCCAGGACGACGCACCCGCGCCGAAACAGCAGCAAGGGAGGACCACCCATGACCAGCACCCGATACAGGGGCCGGCTCCTGCACGGTAGCGTCTTGGCTGTTCTTGCCCTGACCGGTTGCACGTCCCAGGACGGACCGCAGATCGTTCCCGCCGGAAGCCAGGCGCCACTGCAGGAAGTACCTTGTACTGCGACGGGCACGGCCGAGCGGCCGCAGGCACTTCAAGTCACGGCCAGCGGCCCGTACGCCGTGGAAAAGGTGGTCGATGGGGACACGATCCGGATCAGCTGCAACGGCACCAACACCCGCGTGAGGCTTGTTGGCATCAACGCACCGGAGAGCGTCAAGGAAGACGCACCGGTGGAGTGCGGCGGACCGGAAGCATCCACCTACCTGCACTCACTCCTGGACGGGCAACAGGTCTTCCTCTCAGCGGATCCCGCCCAAGGGGTCCGCGACAAGTACGACAGGATTCTTGCCTACGTCTGGACAACCGACGGTACCCTGATCAACCGCACGATTCTTGAACAAGGTCACGCCGAGGCGACCGGCTACGGCAAATCTTTCGCCTACAGCGAGGACTTCACCGCGGCCGCCGATCAAGCCAGAAAGAGCAAGGCGGGGAGATGGAACTGTTGAGACCGCTGTTCACACATCAACCAATCGTTAGGGGCACACCGTGGCCGTCGTTCTGATCTTCTTCGCAGCGTTCGCCGCGGTCGCCCTGGGCGGCTGGATCATCTACGCACTCACCCACCCGGTAGCCGCCGGCCAGGGCATTCTCATCTTCCTCTGCAAGGCCGCCGGTGTCATCGCGTTGATCACCGCCGTCGTTTCCTGGTTCGGTCAGAGCTTGCTTCAGGCCGTGCCACCGGCCCTGTTCATGGTCGCCTTCTTCTTCGCCGCGAACCGGCTCGAACGCCGCTGGCGCCGCTGGTGATCCAGTCGTGTCCATGACGCGGGACGAGGCCCGCTTCTGGTCCAAGGTCATCAAAGGCCCGTGGGAGAATGACTGCTGGCTCTGGACCGGGGCGGTCGCCGATGACGGTTACGGCCGGTACTGGATCAAGACCGCCAAGGGGCAGCAAGCCGTCCGACCACAGCGCTTCGCTCATCTGCTGCTGACCGGTGAACAACTGGACCCAGATACCAAGCTTCTACATTCATGCGATATCCCGATCTGTGTCCGCGCGACGGGCGGACCTGACAGTCACCTGCTTCCTGGCACACAGGCAGAGAACCTGATTGACCGGACACAAAAGAGACGCCACGCCAACGCCCATTCGTGGCGTTGGCGTGGCGTCGGCCGCGCGAACTTCGCCGCTCAGTCGCGGCAGCTCCGTGATGCGCTCAAAGAGCACGGATGGGATGAATCAGTGATCCGACCCCTCATGTCCGGACACGACCCCGACGCCCCCACTCTCTTCTGAATCCTGAGTCTCGGCAGGCGCAGCTTCGGAGCCGGCCTTGGCCTTCTTCGGTGTGGCTACGTCGATACTGCGGACGTAGGAAACGCTGACGTCCAGGAGCTCAGCGATGCCCTGCCTGGTCTCACCGGTGGCCAGCATCTTCCGGACGGTTTCCTTCGCGTCGTCAACGGCGGCCGCCGCGTTCTTCTTCGCCGTGGCGATCAGTTCCGCTGCCTGCCGTTCGGCTTCCTCAACGCCTGCCTCGGCCATCATCGTGGCGGCGTGGTAGTCGGTGGCCAGCGACTGAAGCGTCGCTTCGCGTTCGCGCCGTTTCGCGGCCAACTCCTCAGTCTTCCGACGTGCCTGAACGATCATCGTATTGCGTGTCTTTCCAGCCATCACGGCCCCCTTTGGTGTGGTCGGTTTTCTGTCTCCGATCCCC of the Paenarthrobacter sp. A20 genome contains:
- a CDS encoding thermonuclease family protein — encoded protein: MTSTRYRGRLLHGSVLAVLALTGCTSQDGPQIVPAGSQAPLQEVPCTATGTAERPQALQVTASGPYAVEKVVDGDTIRISCNGTNTRVRLVGINAPESVKEDAPVECGGPEASTYLHSLLDGQQVFLSADPAQGVRDKYDRILAYVWTTDGTLINRTILEQGHAEATGYGKSFAYSEDFTAAADQARKSKAGRWNC